One window of the Candidatus Zixiibacteriota bacterium genome contains the following:
- a CDS encoding putative Mitochondrial processing peptidase (Evidence 3 : Putative function from multiple computational evidences; Product type e : enzyme), with the protein MKKFPIIVLLPVVFFIFVSVSIGGGITPASEQFSLGNGLKVVAWEDHEQPMVHFSLLVKCGPATDSARLSGLAALTSLMLREGTAKFPGTRLVEVIDSVGGVLTPLQDEKDALLFEGNFMSRDLALGMKILGEMMAHPLLPEESLERLKKRLVSVNLQHRSLPQILMKDEVYRAFYDNRGYGLSNWGRVSTINRITIDDVRKFYRDNFAPGNCVLLIAGDFAIKDLKKIIGASFAVWSSNGKCWGTRGSASIPDTSKIILIDNPASPGVDFALGRTIVPASSPDFPSLALLNYILGGGGRVSRLFQNLIVNKSSATYISSSLDLSRGDGMIFISGATTRNAVIDAINGARETLDELRRIRIPVKELDGAKYYYRGYFASLYETPQSSVDVHSRLLSHGVSFDFHDKLLAAFNRVDVNRLRDVAEHYLDYNNYIVIIYGSEAALKNSLQQLGPVEVIKLGQE; encoded by the coding sequence ATGAAAAAATTCCCTATAATCGTTCTGCTCCCGGTGGTGTTTTTTATTTTTGTCTCCGTGTCAATCGGAGGCGGCATTACTCCGGCGTCCGAGCAATTTTCCCTCGGCAACGGCCTGAAAGTCGTGGCCTGGGAGGATCATGAGCAGCCGATGGTCCATTTTTCATTACTGGTCAAATGCGGCCCGGCCACGGATTCGGCCCGGTTGTCCGGGCTGGCGGCCCTGACCTCTCTGATGCTGAGAGAAGGGACCGCAAAATTTCCGGGAACACGGCTGGTGGAGGTTATCGACTCGGTGGGAGGAGTTCTCACTCCCCTGCAGGATGAAAAGGACGCCCTCTTATTCGAGGGGAATTTCATGTCCCGCGATTTGGCCCTGGGGATGAAAATTCTGGGGGAGATGATGGCTCACCCCTTACTTCCGGAGGAATCGCTCGAGCGCCTGAAAAAGCGCCTCGTCTCGGTCAACCTTCAACATCGCTCTCTGCCGCAGATATTGATGAAGGATGAAGTTTACCGGGCCTTCTACGACAATCGGGGCTACGGCCTTTCCAACTGGGGCAGAGTTTCCACCATAAACCGCATTACAATCGACGATGTGCGGAAATTCTATCGCGACAATTTTGCCCCGGGAAATTGTGTCCTTCTGATAGCCGGGGATTTTGCGATTAAAGATCTCAAAAAAATAATCGGCGCATCCTTTGCGGTTTGGTCATCGAACGGCAAATGCTGGGGCACGCGCGGTTCCGCCTCCATACCGGACACATCAAAGATTATTTTGATCGACAATCCGGCCTCTCCGGGTGTGGATTTCGCCCTGGGACGAACCATCGTTCCCGCGTCGTCACCCGATTTCCCATCTCTGGCCCTGCTCAATTATATACTGGGGGGCGGAGGACGGGTTTCCCGGCTGTTTCAAAATTTGATCGTCAATAAATCTTCGGCGACATATATCTCATCGAGCCTGGATCTCTCCCGGGGCGACGGAATGATTTTTATTTCCGGGGCCACCACCAGAAATGCCGTCATCGACGCCATAAACGGGGCCAGAGAGACCCTTGACGAACTGCGCCGGATTAGGATTCCCGTGAAGGAACTCGACGGAGCGAAGTATTATTACCGCGGCTATTTTGCCTCATTGTATGAGACGCCGCAAAGTTCGGTGGATGTTCATTCCCGGCTTTTGAGTCATGGGGTTTCCTTTGACTTTCATGACAAATTGCTCGCCGCTTTTAATCGGGTAGATGTCAATCGGCTCCGCGACGTGGCCGAGCATTATCTGGATTATAATAATTATATAGTAATCATATATGGCTCCGAAGCGGCGCTGAAGAATTCTTTGCAGCAACTGGGGCCGGTCGAGGTTATCAAACTCGGGCAGGAATGA
- a CDS encoding conserved hypothetical protein (Evidence 4 : Unknown function but conserved in other organisms) has product MKVRDIRANRQKLNKKPRKAVNHKMNRLKSNCGVATFIALMLMLMMTLIGIAAVRLSNDEVTIAGNEMNEMSSFYAAEAGLERASAAIQSQYETTGLPPTTMPSGSETINNCVAAYNTVDNGAAVSRELAQGPLAGLDALVKTYTITSTGSSNVRGSQVSLTETFECALVPLFQFAVFYGNDLEIAPGPDMTLMGRVHSNGNLYLQANSNLYMDSYVTASGQIVHGRKGPGGTSYGDVFIKDTDGNYQNMLRNGTWLDATQTSWYDSASTRWGGRVQDAAFGQGPLNLPLTNTGDPHKLIERGTGNPDSYENQANFKIIDGVAQALVGATWVNVSALLPAGTITTRTFYDAREGQNVNTTQVDMSLLKTSTYFPSNGVIYSSDHRSGFNAARLVNGSDLGHPLAFISENPLYIKGDFNSANKVPAFIAGDAVTYLSNNWNDANSTLTKSSRVANQTTVNACFLTGNTNTTSTQYNGGLENLPRFLETWNGTKFIWRGSMVNLWNSTQATGNWNGTYYDPPVRDWAYDTSLDDPANLPPGSPRARVFQRTGWKQEFVGYEE; this is encoded by the coding sequence ATGAAGGTTCGTGATATACGAGCGAACCGGCAGAAACTGAACAAGAAACCGAGGAAGGCGGTGAATCATAAGATGAATAGACTCAAATCAAATTGCGGAGTTGCGACCTTTATCGCTTTGATGCTGATGCTGATGATGACCCTTATCGGTATCGCGGCGGTTCGTCTGTCCAACGACGAGGTCACGATTGCCGGTAATGAAATGAATGAAATGTCGTCATTTTATGCGGCCGAGGCCGGTCTGGAACGGGCCAGCGCGGCCATACAGAGTCAGTATGAAACCACCGGTTTGCCCCCGACCACGATGCCTTCGGGGAGCGAGACCATCAATAATTGCGTGGCCGCCTATAATACGGTCGATAACGGGGCGGCCGTATCACGCGAACTGGCCCAGGGGCCGCTGGCCGGACTGGATGCTCTGGTGAAAACCTATACGATAACTTCAACCGGCTCGTCCAATGTCCGGGGCAGTCAGGTGTCGCTCACCGAGACCTTCGAATGCGCCCTGGTGCCTCTTTTTCAGTTTGCCGTTTTTTACGGTAACGATCTGGAAATCGCGCCCGGACCGGATATGACATTGATGGGACGCGTCCACAGCAACGGCAATTTGTACCTCCAGGCCAACAGCAACCTATATATGGACAGCTATGTAACGGCCTCAGGTCAAATTGTGCACGGCCGCAAGGGACCCGGGGGAACCTCCTACGGCGACGTCTTTATCAAAGACACCGACGGTAACTACCAGAATATGTTGCGAAACGGAACCTGGCTCGATGCCACGCAGACGAGTTGGTATGATTCGGCCTCGACCCGCTGGGGCGGCCGCGTGCAAGACGCCGCTTTCGGACAGGGCCCGCTGAATCTTCCCCTGACCAATACCGGCGATCCTCACAAATTAATCGAGCGCGGCACCGGCAATCCCGATTCATACGAAAATCAGGCCAATTTCAAGATAATCGACGGCGTGGCGCAGGCCCTGGTCGGGGCCACCTGGGTCAACGTTTCGGCCCTTCTGCCCGCCGGAACCATTACGACCAGGACGTTTTATGATGCGCGTGAAGGACAAAATGTCAATACCACTCAAGTTGATATGTCGCTATTGAAAACCAGCACCTATTTCCCTTCCAACGGCGTAATTTATTCTTCCGATCATCGGAGCGGTTTTAACGCGGCCCGACTGGTTAACGGCTCTGACCTGGGACATCCGCTGGCATTTATAAGTGAAAATCCTCTGTACATCAAAGGTGACTTCAACAGCGCCAATAAAGTTCCGGCTTTCATTGCCGGCGACGCGGTGACCTACCTTTCCAATAACTGGAACGATGCCAATTCCACTTTGACCAAGTCCAGCCGCGTGGCCAACCAGACCACTGTCAACGCCTGCTTCCTGACGGGCAACACCAATACCACGAGCACGCAGTACAACGGCGGGCTGGAGAATCTGCCGCGCTTCCTGGAAACCTGGAACGGGACTAAATTTATCTGGCGCGGTTCGATGGTCAATTTGTGGAATTCGACCCAGGCCACGGGAAACTGGAACGGTACCTATTATGATCCTCCGGTACGTGACTGGGCGTATGATACGTCGCTCGATGATCCCGCCAATTTACCTCCCGGCTCGCCCCGGGCGCGTGTCTTCCAGCGGACCGGCTGGAAACAGGAATTTGTCGGTTACGAAGAATAA
- a CDS encoding hypothetical protein (Evidence 5 : Unknown function), which produces MTMRKIKSLIRNAAGITLTETMIALFLTGLVSSAVFKVYIDQHKNWMIQEGITDMQQSARGAIDELTRYIRMAGYNLPPGFNAVEGLNTDPDTIMVSFCSDRGRAALAYDMATPSEALHCDGYDLSYFKEGQWLYIYSPDSGGGEFLQVSHIDSGAYVIDHAYTPLSQNYPHGSLILPIQSMKYYVDYSDSLHPNLMLQLLGQNPVVYAEGVDDIQFKYRMKNEMVLDVPVIPSNVREILITVATRSAEPDPDQPDPYRHRVFSSRVNLRNLDIRCNEGS; this is translated from the coding sequence ATGACTATGAGAAAAATAAAATCCCTAATACGAAATGCCGCGGGCATTACTCTGACCGAGACGATGATAGCCTTGTTTCTGACCGGGCTGGTTTCCTCGGCCGTGTTCAAAGTTTATATCGACCAGCACAAGAACTGGATGATACAGGAAGGAATAACCGATATGCAGCAGAGCGCGCGGGGCGCCATCGATGAACTGACCCGATATATCCGGATGGCCGGGTACAACCTGCCTCCGGGTTTCAACGCGGTGGAGGGTCTCAATACCGATCCGGATACGATTATGGTTTCCTTCTGTTCCGATCGGGGCCGAGCGGCGCTGGCCTATGATATGGCGACCCCGTCGGAAGCGCTTCATTGCGACGGCTATGATCTGAGTTATTTCAAGGAAGGACAATGGCTGTACATCTACAGCCCCGATTCCGGCGGCGGTGAGTTTTTACAGGTCAGCCATATCGACTCCGGGGCCTATGTAATCGACCATGCTTACACCCCGCTGTCCCAAAATTACCCGCACGGCTCCCTGATTCTTCCGATCCAGAGCATGAAGTACTATGTCGATTACAGCGACTCTTTGCACCCCAATCTGATGCTTCAGTTATTGGGGCAGAATCCGGTCGTGTACGCCGAAGGGGTCGATGACATACAATTCAAGTATCGGATGAAAAACGAAATGGTTCTTGATGTTCCGGTCATTCCGTCCAATGTCCGGGAAATATTGATAACCGTGGCCACCCGATCGGCCGAACCGGATCCCGACCAGCCGGACCCCTATCGGCATCGGGTCTTTTCGTCGCGCGTCAATTTGAGAAATCTCGATATACGCTGCAATGAAGGTTCGTGA